One genomic segment of Thunnus albacares chromosome 18, fThuAlb1.1, whole genome shotgun sequence includes these proteins:
- the csgalnact1a gene encoding chondroitin sulfate N-acetylgalactosaminyltransferase 1 isoform X2 has translation MLLAVMLRRGLLAWVSRVGGVLVLLCCSLSLIYVMTCSPPHSDDPPLSHALPRASPNHPSLGGIGPGLAAGVGGTGGAGAGPPQSGGPPGVQSYQALLQEREEQHRLHISSLKKQIAQLKEALQERSQQLKGVQESLKIAAGGPAEGQETGAVSQGGGLGEAQGAKSQQADLQEFLRSQLSKAEVTAGTRLPSEYAVVPFESFTLQRVYQLEMGLTRHPEEKPVRKDKREELGEVLETALHSLNSPSSQQDSRGAAEKTQSSKVYTPSDFIEGITRTEKDKGTLYELTFRGESSNEFRRLILFRPFGPLMKVKNERVDTAGVPINIIVPLSRRTDKFKQFMQNFREVCVRQDGRVHLTVVYFGKEQMSEVRSTLENTSREVNFKNYTLLQLDEEFSRGRGLDVGARAWKGGNVLLFFCDVDIYFTADFLNTCRLNTQPGKKVFYPVLFSQYNPTLIYGSPEHIPPVEQQLVIKKDTGFWRDFGFGMTCQYRSDFINIGGFDIDIKGWGGEDVHLYRKYLHSNLLVVRAPSRGLFHLWHEKHCADELPPDQYRMCMQSKAMNEASHGQLGMLFFRHEIEAHLRKQKQQNSNPKKT, from the exons ATGCTACTTGCAGTGATGTTGCGGCGTGGACTACTAGCCTGGGTCTCCCGTGTTGGAGGCGTGCTGGTGCTCCTCTGCTGCTCCCTGTCACTCATCTATGTGATGACCTGCAGTCCCCCGCACTCAGATGACCCCCCACTGAGTCACGCTCTGCCTCGCGCTAGTCCCAACCACCCCAGTCTGGGGGGTATAGGGCCAGGGTTGGCAGCAGGAGTCGGTGggacaggaggagcaggagctgGACCTCCCCAAAGTGGCGGACCCCCAGGTGTCCAATCTTACCAGGCGCTCCTCCAAGAGCGTGAGGAGCAACATCGCCTCCACATCTCCTCCTTGAAGAAGCAGATAGCTCAGCTGAAAGAGGCTCTGCAGGAGCGCAGCCAGCAGCTGAAAGGAGTACAGGAGAGCCTGAAGATAGCCGCTGGGGGCCCAGCAGAGGGGCAGGAAACTGGGGCTGTATCCCAGGGAGGTGGTCTCGGGGAGGCTCAGGGAGCCAAGAGCCAGCAGGCGGACCTCCAGGAGTTCCTGAGGAGCCAGCTGTCGAAGGCTGAGGTGACCGCCGGGACCAGGTTGCCCAGCGAATACGCGGTAGTGCCCTTTGAGAGTTTCACCTTGCAGAGGGTGTACCAGCTTGAAATGGGGTTGACACGTCACCCCGAGGAGAAGCCTGTGAGGAAGGACAAGAGAGAGGAGCTGGGGGAGGTGCTGGAAACGGCTCTGCACAGCCTCAACTCGCCCTCATCCCAACAAGACAGCAGGGGTGCAGCTGAAAAGACTCAAAGTAGCAAAGTCTACACGCCATCTGACTTCATAGAAG GTATCACTCGTACAGAGAAGGACAAAGGGACGCTGTATGAGCTGACGTTCAGAGGGGAGTCGAGTAATGAATTCAGACGCCTGATCCTCTTCCGTCCCTTTGGGCCGCTGATGAAGGTGAAAAACGAGAGGGTCGACACAGCCGGCGTCCCGATTAACATCATCGTCCCACTGTCCAGACGCACAGACAAGTTCAAGCAGTTCATGCAAAACTTCAG GGAAGTCTGCGTGCGTCAGGACGGCCGGGTCCATCTGACAGTGGTGTATTTTGGGAAAGAACAGATGAGCGAAGTCCGCAGCACACTGGAGAACACATCCAG ggAAGTTAATTTTAAAAACTACACCCTGCTGCAGCTGGACGAGGAGTTTTCTCGAGGACGGGGTCTAGACGTCGGGGCCCGAGCCTGGAAAGGAGGCAACGTGCTCCTTTTCTTCTGCGACGTGGACATCTACTTCACCGCTGACTTCCTCAACACCTGCCGCCTCAATACGCAGCCTG GCAAAAAGGTGTTTTACCCGGTGTTATTCAGCCAGTACAATCCCACTCTGATCTACGGAAGTCCTGAGCACATCCCACCTGTGGAGCAACAGCTG GTGATCAAGAAAGACACAGGGTTCTGGAGGGATTTCGGTTTCGGTATGACCTGCCAGTACAGGTCTGACTTTATCAACATAG GAGGCTTTGACATTGACATCAAAGGCTGGGGTGGTGAAGACGTCCACCTCTACAGAAAGTACCTCCACAGTAACCTCCTAGTGGTCCGAGCGCCGTCTCGTGGCTTGTTCCACCTGTGGCACGAGAAGCATTGTGCTGATGAGCTCCCTCCAGACCAATACCGAATGTGCATGCAGTCCAAGGCCATGAACGAGGCCTCGCACGGCCAGCTGGGGATGCTGTTCTTCAGGCACGAGATTGAGGCTCACCTTCGCAAGCAGAAACAGCAAAACTCAAACCCCAAGAAGACATGA
- the csgalnact1a gene encoding chondroitin sulfate N-acetylgalactosaminyltransferase 1 isoform X1, whose amino-acid sequence MLLAVMLRRGLLAWVSRVGGVLVLLCCSLSLIYVMTCSPPHSDDPPLSHALPRASPNHPSLGGIGPGLAAGVGGTGGAGAGPPQSGGPPGVQSYQALLQEREEQHRLHISSLKKQIAQLKEALQERSQQLKGVQESLKIAAGGPAEGQETGAVSQGGGLGEAQGAKSQQADLQEFLRSQLSKAEVTAGTRLPSEYAVVPFESFTLQRVYQLEMGLTRHPEEKPVRKDKREELGEVLETALHSLNSPSSQQDSRGAAEKTQSSKVYTPSDFIEARISCPALITTAGNEASCSSFTVEHLFKHGITRTEKDKGTLYELTFRGESSNEFRRLILFRPFGPLMKVKNERVDTAGVPINIIVPLSRRTDKFKQFMQNFREVCVRQDGRVHLTVVYFGKEQMSEVRSTLENTSREVNFKNYTLLQLDEEFSRGRGLDVGARAWKGGNVLLFFCDVDIYFTADFLNTCRLNTQPGKKVFYPVLFSQYNPTLIYGSPEHIPPVEQQLVIKKDTGFWRDFGFGMTCQYRSDFINIGGFDIDIKGWGGEDVHLYRKYLHSNLLVVRAPSRGLFHLWHEKHCADELPPDQYRMCMQSKAMNEASHGQLGMLFFRHEIEAHLRKQKQQNSNPKKT is encoded by the exons ATGCTACTTGCAGTGATGTTGCGGCGTGGACTACTAGCCTGGGTCTCCCGTGTTGGAGGCGTGCTGGTGCTCCTCTGCTGCTCCCTGTCACTCATCTATGTGATGACCTGCAGTCCCCCGCACTCAGATGACCCCCCACTGAGTCACGCTCTGCCTCGCGCTAGTCCCAACCACCCCAGTCTGGGGGGTATAGGGCCAGGGTTGGCAGCAGGAGTCGGTGggacaggaggagcaggagctgGACCTCCCCAAAGTGGCGGACCCCCAGGTGTCCAATCTTACCAGGCGCTCCTCCAAGAGCGTGAGGAGCAACATCGCCTCCACATCTCCTCCTTGAAGAAGCAGATAGCTCAGCTGAAAGAGGCTCTGCAGGAGCGCAGCCAGCAGCTGAAAGGAGTACAGGAGAGCCTGAAGATAGCCGCTGGGGGCCCAGCAGAGGGGCAGGAAACTGGGGCTGTATCCCAGGGAGGTGGTCTCGGGGAGGCTCAGGGAGCCAAGAGCCAGCAGGCGGACCTCCAGGAGTTCCTGAGGAGCCAGCTGTCGAAGGCTGAGGTGACCGCCGGGACCAGGTTGCCCAGCGAATACGCGGTAGTGCCCTTTGAGAGTTTCACCTTGCAGAGGGTGTACCAGCTTGAAATGGGGTTGACACGTCACCCCGAGGAGAAGCCTGTGAGGAAGGACAAGAGAGAGGAGCTGGGGGAGGTGCTGGAAACGGCTCTGCACAGCCTCAACTCGCCCTCATCCCAACAAGACAGCAGGGGTGCAGCTGAAAAGACTCAAAGTAGCAAAGTCTACACGCCATCTGACTTCATAGAAG CCAGGATATCCTGTCCTGCTCTGATCACAACTGCAGGAAATGAAGCCAGCTGCTCCTCATTCACAGTTGAGCATCTCTTCAAACATG GTATCACTCGTACAGAGAAGGACAAAGGGACGCTGTATGAGCTGACGTTCAGAGGGGAGTCGAGTAATGAATTCAGACGCCTGATCCTCTTCCGTCCCTTTGGGCCGCTGATGAAGGTGAAAAACGAGAGGGTCGACACAGCCGGCGTCCCGATTAACATCATCGTCCCACTGTCCAGACGCACAGACAAGTTCAAGCAGTTCATGCAAAACTTCAG GGAAGTCTGCGTGCGTCAGGACGGCCGGGTCCATCTGACAGTGGTGTATTTTGGGAAAGAACAGATGAGCGAAGTCCGCAGCACACTGGAGAACACATCCAG ggAAGTTAATTTTAAAAACTACACCCTGCTGCAGCTGGACGAGGAGTTTTCTCGAGGACGGGGTCTAGACGTCGGGGCCCGAGCCTGGAAAGGAGGCAACGTGCTCCTTTTCTTCTGCGACGTGGACATCTACTTCACCGCTGACTTCCTCAACACCTGCCGCCTCAATACGCAGCCTG GCAAAAAGGTGTTTTACCCGGTGTTATTCAGCCAGTACAATCCCACTCTGATCTACGGAAGTCCTGAGCACATCCCACCTGTGGAGCAACAGCTG GTGATCAAGAAAGACACAGGGTTCTGGAGGGATTTCGGTTTCGGTATGACCTGCCAGTACAGGTCTGACTTTATCAACATAG GAGGCTTTGACATTGACATCAAAGGCTGGGGTGGTGAAGACGTCCACCTCTACAGAAAGTACCTCCACAGTAACCTCCTAGTGGTCCGAGCGCCGTCTCGTGGCTTGTTCCACCTGTGGCACGAGAAGCATTGTGCTGATGAGCTCCCTCCAGACCAATACCGAATGTGCATGCAGTCCAAGGCCATGAACGAGGCCTCGCACGGCCAGCTGGGGATGCTGTTCTTCAGGCACGAGATTGAGGCTCACCTTCGCAAGCAGAAACAGCAAAACTCAAACCCCAAGAAGACATGA